Proteins encoded in a region of the Raphanus sativus cultivar WK10039 chromosome 8, ASM80110v3, whole genome shotgun sequence genome:
- the LOC108822812 gene encoding tubulin beta-9 chain: MREILHIQGGQCGNQIGAKFWEVICGEHAIDATGQYRGETDLQLERINVYYNEASGGKYVPRAVLMDLEPGTMDSLRSGPFGQIFRPDNFVFGQSGAGNNWAKGHYTEGAELIDSVLDVVRKEAENCDCLQGFQVCHSLGGGTGSGMGTLLISKIREEYPDRMMMTFSVFPSPKVSDTVVEPYNATLSVHQLVENADECMVLDNEALYDICFRTLKLTNPTFGDLNHLISATMSGVTCCLRFPGQLNSDLRKLAVNLIPFPRLHFFMVGFAPLTSRGSQQYSALTVPELTQQMWDAKNMMCAADPRHGRYLTASAVFRGKMSTKEVDEQMMNVQNKNSSYFVEWIPNNVKSSVCDIAPTGLKMASTFIGNSTSIQEMFRRVSEQFTAMFRRKAFLHWYTGEGMDEMEFTEAESNMNDLVAEYQQYQDATVGEEEYEEDEEEEEEA, from the exons ATGAGAGAGATCCTTCACATCCAAGGAGGCCAATGCGGGAACCAGATCGGGGCCAAGTTCTGGGAAGTCATCTGCGGCGAGCACGCCATCGACGCCACGGGTCAGTACCGCGGCGAGACGGATCTCCAGCTGGAGAGGATCAACGTGTACTACAACGAGGCGAGCGGGGGGAAGTACGTGCCGCGCGCGGTGCTGATGGATCTGGAGCCAGGGACGATGGACTCGCTCAGATCGGGGCCGTTCGGGCAGATATTCAGGCCGGATAACTTCGTGTTCGGGCAGTCTGGGGCGGGGAATAACTGGGCGAAGGGGCATTATACGGAGGGGGCTGAGTTGATTGATTCGGTGCTTGATGTTGTGAGGAAGGAGGCTGAGAACTGTGATTGTCTCCAag GTTTTCAAGTATGTCACTCTTTGGGAGGAGGAACTGGCTCTGGCATGGGAACTCTTCTTATCTCTAAGATAAGGGAGGAGTATCCTGACCGTATGATGATGACCTTCTCGGTCTTCCCTTCTCCTAAGGTCTCAGACACCGTCGTTGAGCCATACAACGCTACACTCTCCGTTCACCAGCTTGTTGAGAATGCTGATGAGTGTATGGTTTTGGATAACGAAGCTCTTTACGATATCTGTTTCCGCACCTTGAAGCTTACCAATCCTACTT TTGGTGACCTTAACCATCTCATCTCAGCCACCATGAGCGGTGTCACGTGCTGTCTCCGTTTCCCTGGTCAACTAAACTCCGACCTGAGAAAACTCGCTGTGAACCTCATCCCTTTCCCAAGGCTCCACTTCTTCATGGTTGGTTTCGCACCATTGACATCAAGAGGGTCACAGCAGTACAGCGCCTTGACCGTCCCTGAGCTAACCCAGCAGATGTGGGATGCTAAAAACATGATGTGCGCAGCTGATCCGCGCCACGGACGTTACTTGACAGCTTCTGCTGTCTTCCGTGGGAAGATGAGCACTAAAGAGGTTGATGAACAGATGATGAACGTCCAGAACAAGAACTCGTCGTACTTCGTTGAGTGGATTCCAAACAACGTGAAATCAAGCGTCTGCGATATAGCTCCCACGGGTTTGAAAATGGCTTCGACTTTCATAGGAAACTCGACTTCGATCCAGGAGATGTTCAGGCGTGTGAGTGAGCAGTTCACTGCTATGTTCAGGAGAAAGGCTTTCTTGCATTGGTACACAGGAGAAGGAATGGACGAGATGGAGTTCACCGAAGCTGAGAGCAACATGAATGATCTTGTTGCGGAGTACCAGCAATATCAGGATGCTACGGTTGGTGAAGAAGAGTATGAAGAGgacgaagaagaggaagaagaagcttaa